One genomic region from Anguilla rostrata isolate EN2019 chromosome 2, ASM1855537v3, whole genome shotgun sequence encodes:
- the LOC135248585 gene encoding KN motif and ankyrin repeat domain-containing protein 2-like isoform X2 — protein MAQVLQMDSNFPGKSNPAPGPSFLGKENVPYSVETPYGYRLDLDFLKYVNDIEKGNTVRRAPAPRRPRFGSLPRGGYGYTGSWWTSTESLCSNASADSRQSSYSCCVPGYHGARPSAAGAAFGVSAARVEKTLLDARRRLEEEREREREGRKLSNLGSMRNSVAGSNTSLSSAHGLALSRAQGAGPGGGSSGLSTPVSPSPAHLHHVREQMALALRKIRELEEQVKTIPVLQVKISVLQEEKRQLSVQLKSHKFLGPSMGPGRPRPQRGELYIHIPEDEAPPPTSPGLTPASPAQTPASPAPTPASPTQTPTSPAPTPASPSLEKATKEVRSVGVGPEAEGRSREVGVGVEERDLGLLPEAEALRSRVGQLETTLLELQAAREREKEATPLRAEPAVRATTVGWRELLGGAPGLQSVLSFTQKPQRPEQRSVGVQVYTLEQPALMRAEKCRSPSAPPTGARLATPPHTPPIENGQVEAVRSTESASALPLTVCSRQVQGVLHRSEVSRSLPVSGPVVEKLNTVELKSSRGASQREGSPQTAVPQRPLWPVLEHEAESQSVPLTAKQNRQLSSAPTGYESSSSEDSSSESSDEESDASEYHEARERLPETPTHRPSADQSAAKQGATQSLSTSSAPKPNANQLPLTASAPKRDVAGSPSVVSAPKQVVIQSPLKTQEQVSGKGSSGPCASQEARLQLSDSMMAALHSLQKAVGEPALFSQQEAKSAYSLVLQEWLRVSCHRSADTGVVRAYMDAFASVSPRLLEFVVNMADGNGNTALHYTVSHSNFPVVKQLLDTGLCNADKQNKAGYTAIMLTALAAFHSDSDLRTILQLLHSGDVNAKASQAGQTALMLAVSHGRGDMVRALLSCGAQVNVRDEDGSTALMCACEHGHVDIVRQLLSVPGCDATITDNDGSTALSIALEACQNDIAVLLYAHLNFAKPPSPVSPKAHQMGTSPPPAGDRKGCP, from the exons ATGGCCCAGGTGCTGCAGATGGATTCCAACTTCCCAG GGAAGTctaaccccgcccccggcccctcctTCCTGGGCAAAGAGAACGTGCCGTATTCAGTGGAGACCCCGTACGGCTACCGGCTGGACCTGGACTTCCTGAAGTACGTGAACGACATCGAGAAGGGCAACACCGTCCGGCGGGCGCCGGCGCCACGGCGACCGCGCTTCGGCTCGCTGCCGCGCGGCGGATACGGCTACACGGGGTCCTGGTGGACCTCCACCGAGTCGCTCTGCTCCAACGCCAGCGCCGACAGCCGCCAGTCGTCCTACTCCTGCTGCGTGCCCGGTTACCACGGCGCCCGGCCCTCGGCGGCGGGCGCGGCGTTCGGCGTGAGCGCGGCGCGGGTGGAGAAGACGCTGCTGGACGCGCGGcggaggctggaggaggagagggagcgggagagggaggggcgcaAGCTCTCCAACCTGGGCAGCATGCGAAACAGCGTGGCGGGATCCAACACCTCCCTGTCCAGCGCGCACGGGCTGGCGCTCAGCCGcgcccagggggcggggccgggcggcgGCTCCTCGGGCCTGTCCACGCCCGTctcgcccagccccgcccacctgcatCACGTGCGCGAGCAGATGGCGCTGGCCTTGCGGAAGATCCgcgagctggaggagcaggtgaaGACCATCCCCGTGCTGCAGGTGAAGATCTCcgtgctgcaggaggagaagaggcaGCTCAGCGTCCAGCTCAAGAGCCACAAGTTCCTGGGCCCCAGCATGGGGCCGGGCAGGCCCCGCCCTCAGCGGGGGGAGCTCTACATCCACATCCCAGAGgacgaggctccgcccccgaccAGCCCCGGTCTGACACCCGCTAGCCCCGCCCAAACCCCTGCTAGCCCTGCCCCAACCCCTGCTAGCCCCACCCAGACACCCACTAGCCCCGCCCCAACCCCTGCTAGCCCCAGCTTGGAGAAAGCAACGAAGGAGGTGCGGTCCGTGGGGGTGGGCCCAGAggcagaggggcggagccgggaggtgggcgtgggggtggaggagcggGACCTGGGGCTGCTTCCGGAGGCGGAGGCCCTGAGGAGCCGGGTGGGGCAGCTGGAGACCaccctgctggagctgcaggcggctagggagagagagaaagaggccaCGCCCCTGAGGGCGGAGCCTGCTGTCAGAGCCACCACCGTGGGCTGGCGCGAGCTGCTGGGCGGGGCTCCGGGACTGCAGTCGGTGCTCAGCTTTACCCAGAAGCCTCAGCGGCCAGAGCAGAGGAGTGTGGGAGTCCAGGTGTACACGCTAGAGCAGCCCGCGCTGATGCGAGCTGAGAAGTGCAGGTCCCCGTCGGCCCCGCCCACTGGGGCCCGCCTGGCTACACCCCCTCACACGCCGCCCATAGAGAATGGCCAGGTGGAGGCTGTCAGGTCAACAG AATCTGCCTCTGCACTTCCTCTCACTGTCTGCTCCAGGCAGGTGCAAGGGGTCCTTCACAGGAGTGAGGTGTCCAGATCTTTGCCTGTTTCCGGCCCTGTAGTGGAGAAGCTGAACACTGTGGAGCTGAAGTCCAGCAGAGGGGCGTCACAGAGGGAGGGGTCACCGCAGACAG CTGtgccacagcgccccctgtggcctGTGTTGGAACACGAGGCAGAGAGCCAATCTGTTCCTCTCACCGCCAAGCAGAACCGGCAGCTCAGCAGCGCCCCCACAGG GTATGAGTCCTCTTCCTCGGAGGACAGCAGCAGTGAGAGCTCTGATGAGGAAAGCGATGCCAGTGAATATCACGAGGCCAGAGAGAGACTCCCTGAGACCCCCACGCACCGTCCCTCCGCTGACCAATCAGCTGCCAAGCAGGGGGCCACCCAATCACTGTCCACCAGCTCCGCCCCCAAACCGAATGCCAACCAATTACCACTCACCGCCTCCGCCCCCAAACGGGACGTTGCTGGATCGCCGTCCGTTGTCTCCGCCCCCAAACAGGTTGTCATCCAATCACCCCTCAAGACCCAGGAGCAGGTGTCTGGGAAAGGCAGCTCCGGACCATGCGCCTCTCAGGAAGCCAG GCTGCAGCTGAGTGACAGCATGATGGCGGCCCTGCACTCGCTGCAGAAGGCCGTGGGCGAACCTGCTCTCTTCAGCCAGCAGGAGGCG AAGTCTGCGTACAGCCTGGTGCTGCAGGAGTGGCTGCGCGTGTCCTGTCACCGGTCGGCGGACACGGGCGTGGTCAGGGCCTACATGGACGCCTTCGCCTCCGTCTCCCCGCGGCTGCTGGAGTTTGTGGTCAACATGGCCGACGGCAACGGCAACACGGCCCTGCACTACACCGTGTCCCACTCCAACTTCCCTGTGGTCAAACAGCTGCTCGACACcg GTCTGTGTAATGCAGATAAACAGAACAAGGCGGGATACACAGCCATCATGCTGACTGCGCTGGCTGCGTTCCACTCGGACAGCGATCTGCGCAccatcctgcagctgctgcactcTGGAGACGTCAATGCCAAGGCCAGCCAG GCGGGACAGACGGCGCTGATGCTGGCGGTCAGTCACGGGCGGGGGGACATGGTGCGGGCGCTGCTGTCCTGCGGGGCGCAGGTGAACGTCCGGGACGAGGACGGCTCCACCGCGCTTATGTGCGCCTGCGAGCACGGGCACGTGGACATCGTGCGCCAGCTCCTGTCCGTGCCCGGCTGCGACGCCACCATCACCGATAac
- the LOC135248585 gene encoding KN motif and ankyrin repeat domain-containing protein 2-like isoform X1 has protein sequence MAQVLQMDSNFPGKSNPAPGPSFLGKENVPYSVETPYGYRLDLDFLKYVNDIEKGNTVRRAPAPRRPRFGSLPRGGYGYTGSWWTSTESLCSNASADSRQSSYSCCVPGYHGARPSAAGAAFGVSAARVEKTLLDARRRLEEEREREREGRKLSNLGSMRNSVAGSNTSLSSAHGLALSRAQGAGPGGGSSGLSTPVSPSPAHLHHVREQMALALRKIRELEEQVKTIPVLQVKISVLQEEKRQLSVQLKSHKFLGPSMGPGRPRPQRGELYIHIPEDEAPPPTSPGLTPASPAQTPASPAPTPASPTQTPTSPAPTPASPSLEKATKEVRSVGVGPEAEGRSREVGVGVEERDLGLLPEAEALRSRVGQLETTLLELQAAREREKEATPLRAEPAVRATTVGWRELLGGAPGLQSVLSFTQKPQRPEQRSVGVQVYTLEQPALMRAEKCRSPSAPPTGARLATPPHTPPIENGQVEAVRSTESASALPLTVCSRQVQGVLHRSEVSRSLPVSGPVVEKLNTVELKSSRGASQREGSPQTGGQSPTSRSQPAVPQRPLWPVLEHEAESQSVPLTAKQNRQLSSAPTGYESSSSEDSSSESSDEESDASEYHEARERLPETPTHRPSADQSAAKQGATQSLSTSSAPKPNANQLPLTASAPKRDVAGSPSVVSAPKQVVIQSPLKTQEQVSGKGSSGPCASQEARLQLSDSMMAALHSLQKAVGEPALFSQQEAKSAYSLVLQEWLRVSCHRSADTGVVRAYMDAFASVSPRLLEFVVNMADGNGNTALHYTVSHSNFPVVKQLLDTGLCNADKQNKAGYTAIMLTALAAFHSDSDLRTILQLLHSGDVNAKASQAGQTALMLAVSHGRGDMVRALLSCGAQVNVRDEDGSTALMCACEHGHVDIVRQLLSVPGCDATITDNDGSTALSIALEACQNDIAVLLYAHLNFAKPPSPVSPKAHQMGTSPPPAGDRKGCP, from the exons ATGGCCCAGGTGCTGCAGATGGATTCCAACTTCCCAG GGAAGTctaaccccgcccccggcccctcctTCCTGGGCAAAGAGAACGTGCCGTATTCAGTGGAGACCCCGTACGGCTACCGGCTGGACCTGGACTTCCTGAAGTACGTGAACGACATCGAGAAGGGCAACACCGTCCGGCGGGCGCCGGCGCCACGGCGACCGCGCTTCGGCTCGCTGCCGCGCGGCGGATACGGCTACACGGGGTCCTGGTGGACCTCCACCGAGTCGCTCTGCTCCAACGCCAGCGCCGACAGCCGCCAGTCGTCCTACTCCTGCTGCGTGCCCGGTTACCACGGCGCCCGGCCCTCGGCGGCGGGCGCGGCGTTCGGCGTGAGCGCGGCGCGGGTGGAGAAGACGCTGCTGGACGCGCGGcggaggctggaggaggagagggagcgggagagggaggggcgcaAGCTCTCCAACCTGGGCAGCATGCGAAACAGCGTGGCGGGATCCAACACCTCCCTGTCCAGCGCGCACGGGCTGGCGCTCAGCCGcgcccagggggcggggccgggcggcgGCTCCTCGGGCCTGTCCACGCCCGTctcgcccagccccgcccacctgcatCACGTGCGCGAGCAGATGGCGCTGGCCTTGCGGAAGATCCgcgagctggaggagcaggtgaaGACCATCCCCGTGCTGCAGGTGAAGATCTCcgtgctgcaggaggagaagaggcaGCTCAGCGTCCAGCTCAAGAGCCACAAGTTCCTGGGCCCCAGCATGGGGCCGGGCAGGCCCCGCCCTCAGCGGGGGGAGCTCTACATCCACATCCCAGAGgacgaggctccgcccccgaccAGCCCCGGTCTGACACCCGCTAGCCCCGCCCAAACCCCTGCTAGCCCTGCCCCAACCCCTGCTAGCCCCACCCAGACACCCACTAGCCCCGCCCCAACCCCTGCTAGCCCCAGCTTGGAGAAAGCAACGAAGGAGGTGCGGTCCGTGGGGGTGGGCCCAGAggcagaggggcggagccgggaggtgggcgtgggggtggaggagcggGACCTGGGGCTGCTTCCGGAGGCGGAGGCCCTGAGGAGCCGGGTGGGGCAGCTGGAGACCaccctgctggagctgcaggcggctagggagagagagaaagaggccaCGCCCCTGAGGGCGGAGCCTGCTGTCAGAGCCACCACCGTGGGCTGGCGCGAGCTGCTGGGCGGGGCTCCGGGACTGCAGTCGGTGCTCAGCTTTACCCAGAAGCCTCAGCGGCCAGAGCAGAGGAGTGTGGGAGTCCAGGTGTACACGCTAGAGCAGCCCGCGCTGATGCGAGCTGAGAAGTGCAGGTCCCCGTCGGCCCCGCCCACTGGGGCCCGCCTGGCTACACCCCCTCACACGCCGCCCATAGAGAATGGCCAGGTGGAGGCTGTCAGGTCAACAG AATCTGCCTCTGCACTTCCTCTCACTGTCTGCTCCAGGCAGGTGCAAGGGGTCCTTCACAGGAGTGAGGTGTCCAGATCTTTGCCTGTTTCCGGCCCTGTAGTGGAGAAGCTGAACACTGTGGAGCTGAAGTCCAGCAGAGGGGCGTCACAGAGGGAGGGGTCACCGCAGACAGGTGGCCAATCACCCACAAGCAGATCACAGCCAG CTGtgccacagcgccccctgtggcctGTGTTGGAACACGAGGCAGAGAGCCAATCTGTTCCTCTCACCGCCAAGCAGAACCGGCAGCTCAGCAGCGCCCCCACAGG GTATGAGTCCTCTTCCTCGGAGGACAGCAGCAGTGAGAGCTCTGATGAGGAAAGCGATGCCAGTGAATATCACGAGGCCAGAGAGAGACTCCCTGAGACCCCCACGCACCGTCCCTCCGCTGACCAATCAGCTGCCAAGCAGGGGGCCACCCAATCACTGTCCACCAGCTCCGCCCCCAAACCGAATGCCAACCAATTACCACTCACCGCCTCCGCCCCCAAACGGGACGTTGCTGGATCGCCGTCCGTTGTCTCCGCCCCCAAACAGGTTGTCATCCAATCACCCCTCAAGACCCAGGAGCAGGTGTCTGGGAAAGGCAGCTCCGGACCATGCGCCTCTCAGGAAGCCAG GCTGCAGCTGAGTGACAGCATGATGGCGGCCCTGCACTCGCTGCAGAAGGCCGTGGGCGAACCTGCTCTCTTCAGCCAGCAGGAGGCG AAGTCTGCGTACAGCCTGGTGCTGCAGGAGTGGCTGCGCGTGTCCTGTCACCGGTCGGCGGACACGGGCGTGGTCAGGGCCTACATGGACGCCTTCGCCTCCGTCTCCCCGCGGCTGCTGGAGTTTGTGGTCAACATGGCCGACGGCAACGGCAACACGGCCCTGCACTACACCGTGTCCCACTCCAACTTCCCTGTGGTCAAACAGCTGCTCGACACcg GTCTGTGTAATGCAGATAAACAGAACAAGGCGGGATACACAGCCATCATGCTGACTGCGCTGGCTGCGTTCCACTCGGACAGCGATCTGCGCAccatcctgcagctgctgcactcTGGAGACGTCAATGCCAAGGCCAGCCAG GCGGGACAGACGGCGCTGATGCTGGCGGTCAGTCACGGGCGGGGGGACATGGTGCGGGCGCTGCTGTCCTGCGGGGCGCAGGTGAACGTCCGGGACGAGGACGGCTCCACCGCGCTTATGTGCGCCTGCGAGCACGGGCACGTGGACATCGTGCGCCAGCTCCTGTCCGTGCCCGGCTGCGACGCCACCATCACCGATAac